Proteins co-encoded in one Nodularia sp. LEGE 06071 genomic window:
- a CDS encoding HAD family hydrolase — MSLKAVLFDFNGVIINDERIHLQLIDEILISENLQPQKVNERQASLGRSDRAYLQELLRNRGRVDTEEYVTKLLHRKAQAYVQELAKIEKLPLYPGVEDLIYQVRSRKIAPDNPRSVKLALVSDAIRPEIELVLERAKMAEYFAVIVAGDDVTTSKPQPDGYLLAVERLNQEYPDLDLKPQECLAIEDTPAGIQAAKQAQMQVVGVANTYPFHMLQRCCNWTVDYLIDLELERVQEVFSQKDVKLAVPEC, encoded by the coding sequence ATGAGTTTAAAGGCAGTTTTATTTGATTTTAATGGTGTGATCATTAACGATGAGCGCATCCATCTACAACTAATAGACGAGATTCTGATTTCGGAAAATCTGCAACCCCAAAAGGTGAATGAACGCCAAGCTTCTCTGGGGCGGAGCGATCGCGCTTATTTGCAAGAGTTGCTGAGAAATCGTGGTAGAGTAGATACTGAAGAGTATGTCACTAAACTACTGCACCGGAAAGCTCAAGCTTATGTGCAGGAACTCGCAAAAATCGAAAAACTGCCTTTGTATCCAGGTGTAGAAGACTTAATATATCAGGTGCGATCGCGCAAAATTGCCCCAGATAATCCGCGGAGTGTGAAACTCGCCTTAGTTAGTGATGCAATTCGCCCAGAAATAGAACTAGTACTGGAACGCGCCAAGATGGCGGAATATTTTGCGGTAATTGTCGCCGGTGATGATGTTACCACCAGTAAGCCTCAACCCGATGGTTATCTGCTAGCTGTAGAACGTCTCAACCAAGAATATCCTGATTTGGATCTCAAACCCCAAGAATGTCTAGCAATTGAAGATACTCCCGCTGGTATTCAAGCAGCCAAACAAGCACAAATGCAGGTGGTTGGTGTAGCGAATACCTACCCGTTTCATATGCTTCAGCGTTGCTGTAACTGGACTGTGGATTATCTCATCGATTTAGAGTTAGAACGGGTACAGGAAGTTTTTTCACAAAAAGATGTGAAACTTGCTGTGCCTGAGTGCTAA
- a CDS encoding CopG family transcriptional regulator, which yields MKRQDDQITIRIPADLKDDIAQLGEQKRMTKAEIIREALQEYFKNRNANVVSRITSEPLAHS from the coding sequence ATGAAACGACAAGATGACCAGATAACGATTAGGATTCCCGCAGACCTAAAAGATGACATTGCACAGTTAGGGGAACAAAAGCGCATGACTAAGGCTGAGATTATTCGAGAAGCATTACAGGAATACTTTAAGAACCGTAACGCAAACGTGGTCAGTCGGATAACCTCAGAACCCCTTGCACATAGCTAG
- a CDS encoding ScyD/ScyE family protein has product MFNKLSLVAVSSLIIALGMGETAIGAQFISSVVADGLDNPRGLAFGLDGALYVTESGLGGTGASIVLSDGETVQYGSTGAITKIQNGQQTRIITGLPSLAPSNGEGSVGPSSIAFDSNGKAYVITGLGANPDPSYFDPLTFPDFGKLLEVDFNTNSWTTVADLGAFEAANNPDGSDLNSNPYGLLIQNDIAYVTDAGGNDLLQVNTDGSNLSVRAVFPSSLGTNPFTGQTIPVQSVPTAITAAGSGELFVGQLTGFPFTPGAANVYKISAGLPPEIYAGGFTAITGLAFDPQGSLYVLQFASEGILSGNGALIKIDPDGTRTTIASDGLIAPTGLAIGTDGSIYVSNKSVLPGQGEVLKFVAQPVPDNSSPMLGLIALGAISAVSQIRKNKFN; this is encoded by the coding sequence ATGTTCAATAAATTATCACTCGTTGCTGTTAGTTCTCTGATCATCGCTTTGGGAATGGGAGAAACTGCAATAGGCGCACAATTTATAAGTAGCGTTGTTGCTGATGGTTTGGACAATCCTCGTGGTCTGGCTTTTGGACTTGATGGCGCACTCTATGTCACAGAGTCCGGTTTGGGTGGAACAGGAGCATCTATAGTCTTAAGTGATGGAGAAACGGTACAATATGGCTCCACCGGTGCGATCACTAAAATTCAGAATGGGCAACAAACACGCATAATTACAGGTTTACCATCTTTAGCACCATCTAATGGTGAAGGAAGTGTTGGACCAAGTAGCATAGCATTTGATAGCAATGGCAAGGCTTACGTGATCACAGGTTTGGGTGCTAATCCAGACCCTAGCTACTTTGATCCTTTGACATTTCCCGACTTTGGCAAACTCTTGGAAGTTGACTTTAATACCAACTCTTGGACAACTGTGGCTGATCTGGGAGCTTTTGAGGCTGCTAACAATCCTGATGGCAGCGATTTAAATAGCAACCCTTATGGGCTATTAATCCAAAATGATATAGCTTATGTCACAGATGCAGGAGGTAATGATTTACTCCAAGTAAATACAGATGGCAGTAATCTGAGTGTACGGGCTGTGTTTCCTAGCAGTTTAGGAACAAACCCATTTACAGGTCAAACCATTCCTGTACAGTCAGTACCTACAGCGATTACCGCAGCGGGTAGCGGTGAATTATTTGTTGGACAACTAACCGGATTTCCTTTTACTCCTGGTGCAGCTAACGTATACAAAATTTCTGCTGGTCTTCCTCCCGAAATTTATGCAGGTGGTTTTACAGCTATCACTGGTTTAGCTTTTGACCCGCAAGGCAGTTTGTACGTTTTACAATTTGCTAGTGAAGGAATTTTGAGTGGTAATGGTGCTTTAATCAAAATTGATCCTGACGGTACTCGTACTACCATCGCTAGTGATGGACTAATTGCTCCTACTGGTCTTGCCATTGGAACTGATGGTAGTATCTATGTGTCAAACAAAAGTGTTTTGCCAGGACAAGGCGAAGTTTTAAAATTTGTTGCTCAACCTGTACCAGACAATAGCTCCCCAATGTTAGGACTGATAGCTTTAGGTGCTATTTCTGCTGTGTCTCAAATCCGAAAAAATAAATTCAACTAA
- a CDS encoding TIGR04283 family arsenosugar biosynthesis glycosyltransferase, whose product MNNTISIIIPTFNEAANIENAIASTQPSTNVELIVVDGGSQDDTLSIAKSLGVKVILSAPGRAAQMNAGAMAARGDILLFLHADTRLPSGFDSMVRSALQQPKTVAGAFSLQIDADHWKLRWVEKGVNWRSHFWQMPYGDQAIFLTKEVFQQIGNFPDLPIMEDFELIQRLKRTGKIALIPVPVITSPRRWLQKGVFQTTLLNQIVIIAYFLGVSPERIRSWYRQEKFKKF is encoded by the coding sequence GTGAATAACACAATTTCGATTATTATCCCCACTTTCAACGAAGCGGCAAATATTGAGAATGCGATCGCTTCTACTCAACCCAGTACAAATGTAGAATTGATTGTGGTGGATGGTGGCTCACAAGATGATACTCTCAGCATCGCCAAATCATTAGGTGTTAAAGTTATCTTATCTGCTCCTGGTCGTGCGGCTCAAATGAACGCTGGTGCTATGGCGGCAAGAGGCGACATCCTGCTGTTTCTTCATGCAGATACCCGCTTACCTTCTGGGTTTGATAGTATGGTTCGCAGCGCCCTACAACAGCCGAAAACAGTAGCTGGTGCCTTCTCCTTGCAGATTGATGCTGACCATTGGAAGTTGCGATGGGTAGAAAAAGGAGTAAACTGGCGATCGCATTTTTGGCAAATGCCCTACGGTGATCAAGCAATATTTTTAACCAAAGAAGTATTTCAACAAATTGGCAACTTTCCTGATTTGCCCATCATGGAAGACTTTGAACTCATCCAGCGGTTAAAACGCACTGGCAAAATTGCTCTTATTCCTGTACCAGTGATTACGTCACCGCGTAGATGGTTGCAAAAAGGCGTATTTCAAACCACTCTACTTAATCAAATAGTCATTATTGCTTATTTTCTCGGTGTTTCACCTGAACGCATTCGCAGCTGGTATCGTCAGGAAAAATTTAAGAAATTTTAA
- a CDS encoding PRC-barrel domain-containing protein translates to MTSEQTIRRSDILNTQVITRDNGKRLGVVNQLWVDIDQREVVAVGLRDSLISISGLPRYMYLNTVNQIGDVILVDNEDAIEDIEIETLSNLINWEVITETGEVLGRVRGFKFNGETGKIQTIVIASLGLPQIPDQFLSTYEFSVDEIVSTGPSRLIVFEGAEERVNQLTVGVLERLGIGKAPWEREAEEEYGYTPRTVSPANQLPSGVPLQPPRTRVRAPEPVVEEEWTEDYVEEEIPQRQVMRARQYEPIQYEEDEEEDNWSEATGRDRYQEPPPRYEPQPYSKPSADDYDDYDDLESDAWEDAPKPVNIPKKVKERQPEYEEEGGY, encoded by the coding sequence ATGACCTCTGAACAGACAATTAGGCGTTCCGACATATTAAACACCCAGGTGATTACTCGCGACAACGGCAAACGGCTCGGTGTCGTCAATCAGCTTTGGGTGGATATTGATCAAAGAGAGGTTGTGGCAGTTGGTTTGCGAGACAGCCTGATCTCTATTTCGGGTCTGCCACGATATATGTACCTCAACACCGTCAACCAAATCGGTGATGTAATTCTCGTTGACAATGAAGATGCCATTGAAGACATCGAAATTGAAACTTTAAGTAACCTGATTAACTGGGAAGTAATTACAGAAACAGGTGAAGTATTAGGCAGAGTGCGGGGCTTCAAGTTCAATGGCGAAACTGGCAAAATTCAGACCATAGTCATCGCTTCTTTAGGATTACCCCAAATTCCCGACCAATTTCTCAGCACCTACGAATTCTCAGTGGATGAAATCGTCAGCACTGGCCCCAGCCGGTTGATTGTCTTTGAGGGAGCCGAAGAACGAGTTAACCAGTTAACAGTTGGTGTACTAGAACGCTTAGGCATAGGCAAAGCCCCGTGGGAGAGAGAAGCCGAAGAAGAATATGGCTATACTCCGCGCACAGTGTCACCAGCCAATCAGCTACCCAGTGGAGTCCCATTACAACCACCCAGAACCAGAGTTCGCGCTCCCGAACCTGTAGTTGAGGAAGAATGGACAGAAGACTATGTGGAAGAAGAAATTCCACAGCGTCAAGTCATGCGAGCGAGACAGTACGAACCCATTCAATACGAAGAAGACGAGGAAGAAGATAACTGGAGTGAAGCCACGGGTAGGGATAGATATCAAGAACCACCACCCAGATATGAACCCCAACCTTACAGCAAGCCTTCTGCCGACGACTACGACGACTACGACGATTTAGAAAGCGACGCTTGGGAAGATGCACCAAAACCTGTGAACATTCCTAAGAAAGTTAAAGAAAGACAGCCAGAATACGAAGAAGAAGGCGGATATTAG
- the smc gene encoding chromosome segregation protein SMC, with protein MVHVKRVELTNFKSFGGTTSVPLLPGFTVISGPNGSGKSNILDALLFCLGLSSSKGMRADRLPDLVNNNQTSRGRASIEASVTVTFDLSGEDVSRRGVEARREEDEEDVSRRGAEAQSEEGNEEIPQSPVPRLLSEVEVTPHSPLEWSVTRRLRVTHHGSYTSNYYMNGVACTLTELHEELNNLRIYPEGYNVVLQGDVTSIISMNAKERREIIDELAGVSAYDRKIIQAKKTLDEVKDKEDSCRIIETELTTQRDRLSQDRAKAEKYQKLRTEFLAKQSWEAVLSWRSLQAQQEKLIGEIQAGDRTSTELNSQLTTLNSQISQKSTELEELNARVKALGEEELLAVQSTLATQEAERKQLQRRQTELNTAIQETVKRLAQTQQEVTQYQRSLTEFSQTQVLEQQSILSCQQQRDEAQQALDASRAAAAEIASASEAWVQQQTAFNRQIEALLQTLEPQRTEQAQLRERHDQLQQLITEQTQLIATLEPELAAKETECNRVETEFNASSEPIQNLAENLSATEQELQIQQETQKRLLQEQREKQRQLDKIEAQAQAQQEVQGTQASKVILQSGLPGLCGLVVQLGKVDSRYQLALEIAAGGRLGHIVVEDDSVAAAGIELLKQKRAGRATFLPLTKIRASKFTQDATLRYANGFVDYAVNLVECDRRFQDVFSYVFGNTVVFTNIQQARPNIGLYRIVTLDGELLETSGAMTGGSSNQRSSLRFGQGESAESQETVALKSRLADIERIIERCTEAIATLSARTKELTQALTEARQGRREQQLQLSQLQKDIQGLTAQLEGTRSQLTQNSEKITVAQSRLSVLDRELPGQQSELQQLRQALAELEDSQTPSEWQEIQVTIKSQEQQLQQREGQLRDAQQRLKNLEIQQLRSQEKIQEAEAKIHQYHEQQASQQNQLNSLNTQHSELNTQISEIQANLSQMEQNLGAEKQKRDATEQEVRSQLLKQQQLQWEIQKLQETQTKRREDLTALQNQLRETGAELPNPLPEVPDKVDLEELQKELRSLAKRLQAMEPVNMLALEEYERTNNRLQELTEKLQTLEGERTELLLRIENFTTLRQRAFKEAFDAVNENFQSIFAILSDGDGYLQLENPEDIFNSGLNLVAHPKGKPVQRLASMSGGEKSLTALSFIFALQRYRPSPFYAFDEVDMFLDGANVERLARMIKQEAQQAQFIVVSLRRPMIESAERTIGVTQARGAYTQVLGIKLKSSNTSA; from the coding sequence ATGGTACACGTTAAGCGCGTGGAACTTACCAACTTCAAATCCTTCGGTGGTACTACCTCAGTCCCTCTACTACCGGGGTTTACTGTCATTTCTGGGCCGAATGGTTCGGGTAAATCTAATATTCTCGATGCTTTGCTGTTTTGCTTGGGACTTTCTAGTTCTAAGGGAATGCGGGCGGATAGATTACCGGATTTGGTAAATAATAATCAAACTTCTAGGGGACGGGCTTCGATTGAGGCTAGTGTGACGGTGACTTTTGATTTGTCGGGGGAGGATGTCTCACGCAGAGGCGTAGAGGCGCGCAGGGAGGAGGATGAGGAGGATGTCTCACGCAGAGGCGCAGAGGCGCAAAGTGAGGAAGGAAATGAAGAGATTCCCCAGTCCCCAGTCCCCCGGTTACTGAGCGAAGTCGAAGTAACTCCCCACTCCCCTCTTGAATGGAGTGTGACTCGGCGGTTGCGGGTGACTCATCACGGGAGTTATACGTCGAATTATTATATGAATGGTGTGGCTTGTACTCTGACGGAATTACATGAGGAGTTGAATAATCTCCGCATTTATCCAGAGGGGTATAATGTTGTGCTTCAGGGGGATGTTACTAGCATTATCTCGATGAATGCTAAGGAACGTCGGGAAATTATTGATGAGTTGGCTGGGGTTTCGGCTTACGATCGCAAGATTATTCAAGCGAAGAAGACTCTGGATGAGGTGAAGGATAAGGAAGATAGTTGTCGGATTATTGAGACGGAGTTGACTACTCAGCGCGATCGCTTGTCTCAAGATCGGGCGAAGGCGGAAAAGTATCAAAAACTGCGGACGGAATTTTTGGCTAAACAGTCTTGGGAGGCGGTTCTCTCTTGGCGATCGCTTCAAGCACAACAAGAAAAGTTAATTGGGGAAATTCAAGCAGGCGATCGCACTTCTACTGAATTAAATTCTCAACTCACAACTCTCAATTCCCAAATTTCTCAGAAATCTACCGAATTAGAAGAACTCAATGCTCGTGTCAAGGCTTTGGGTGAAGAGGAACTTTTGGCGGTACAATCAACTCTGGCGACTCAAGAGGCGGAACGCAAACAACTCCAACGCCGACAAACTGAGTTAAACACGGCTATTCAGGAAACTGTGAAGCGGTTGGCGCAAACTCAGCAGGAAGTTACACAATATCAGCGTTCTTTAACGGAATTTTCCCAAACTCAGGTTTTAGAACAACAATCTATTCTCTCCTGTCAGCAACAACGGGATGAAGCACAACAGGCTTTAGATGCTTCTCGCGCCGCAGCAGCTGAAATCGCCTCAGCTTCGGAAGCTTGGGTACAGCAACAAACGGCTTTCAATCGTCAAATTGAAGCTTTACTGCAAACTCTCGAACCCCAGCGTACAGAACAAGCCCAACTCAGGGAACGCCATGATCAGTTACAGCAATTAATTACAGAACAAACTCAGTTAATTGCGACTTTAGAACCAGAATTAGCCGCTAAGGAAACTGAATGTAATCGGGTGGAAACGGAGTTTAACGCTTCTAGTGAACCTATCCAAAATTTAGCCGAAAATCTCTCAGCGACAGAACAAGAATTACAAATCCAACAGGAAACCCAAAAGCGACTTCTCCAAGAACAACGGGAAAAACAACGCCAGTTGGATAAAATCGAAGCCCAAGCCCAAGCCCAACAGGAAGTCCAAGGAACCCAAGCAAGTAAAGTTATATTACAATCTGGATTGCCGGGGCTTTGCGGTTTGGTTGTCCAATTAGGTAAGGTGGATTCTCGCTATCAGTTAGCCTTGGAAATCGCTGCTGGTGGGCGTTTGGGGCATATTGTCGTGGAAGATGACAGTGTAGCCGCAGCCGGGATTGAATTACTGAAACAGAAACGCGCTGGTAGGGCTACTTTTTTACCTTTAACTAAGATTCGGGCTAGTAAGTTTACGCAGGATGCCACTTTGCGTTATGCCAATGGTTTTGTTGACTATGCGGTGAATTTAGTGGAGTGCGATCGCCGTTTTCAAGATGTCTTTAGCTATGTATTCGGTAACACCGTAGTTTTTACAAATATCCAACAGGCGCGCCCCAATATCGGACTGTATCGCATTGTCACCTTAGATGGGGAATTGTTAGAAACTAGCGGCGCGATGACTGGGGGAAGTAGTAATCAGCGTTCCTCGTTGCGATTTGGTCAGGGGGAATCGGCGGAATCTCAGGAAACTGTGGCTTTAAAGAGTCGTTTGGCAGATATTGAACGGATTATAGAACGTTGTACCGAAGCGATCGCTACTTTATCCGCCAGAACCAAAGAACTTACCCAAGCCCTCACAGAAGCCAGACAGGGGCGACGAGAACAGCAGTTACAGTTGTCACAGCTGCAAAAGGATATTCAGGGTTTAACAGCGCAATTAGAGGGGACGCGATCGCAACTTACCCAAAACAGCGAAAAAATCACCGTCGCCCAGTCCCGTTTATCAGTTTTGGATCGGGAATTACCAGGACAACAAAGTGAATTGCAACAATTGCGACAAGCTTTAGCCGAGTTAGAAGACTCTCAAACTCCTAGTGAATGGCAAGAAATCCAAGTAACTATTAAAAGTCAAGAGCAACAATTGCAACAACGAGAGGGACAATTAAGGGATGCCCAGCAAAGATTAAAAAATTTGGAAATTCAGCAATTGCGATCGCAAGAGAAAATCCAAGAAGCTGAAGCTAAGATTCACCAATATCATGAACAGCAAGCCAGCCAACAAAATCAACTCAATTCCCTTAATACTCAGCATTCAGAACTCAACACTCAAATCAGCGAAATCCAGGCGAATTTGAGTCAAATGGAGCAGAATTTGGGGGCAGAAAAGCAAAAACGCGACGCAACAGAACAGGAAGTGCGATCGCAACTTCTCAAACAACAACAACTGCAATGGGAAATCCAAAAACTCCAAGAAACCCAAACAAAGCGGCGAGAAGACTTGACAGCATTGCAAAACCAACTGCGAGAAACTGGCGCAGAATTACCCAATCCTTTACCAGAAGTTCCCGATAAAGTCGATTTAGAGGAATTGCAAAAAGAACTGAGAAGCCTAGCCAAACGCTTACAGGCGATGGAACCCGTGAATATGTTGGCTTTGGAAGAATATGAACGCACCAACAACCGTCTCCAGGAACTAACGGAAAAATTGCAAACCTTAGAAGGGGAACGCACCGAATTACTATTACGAATTGAAAACTTTACCACATTGCGCCAACGAGCTTTTAAAGAAGCCTTCGATGCGGTCAACGAAAACTTTCAATCGATTTTTGCGATTCTTTCCGACGGTGACGGCTATTTACAACTAGAAAATCCTGAAGATATCTTTAACAGTGGATTAAATTTAGTCGCCCACCCCAAAGGTAAACCAGTACAGCGTCTCGCTTCCATGTCCGGGGGCGAAAAATCACTCACAGCCTTGAGTTTTATCTTTGCCCTCCAACGCTATCGCCCCTCGCCATTTTATGCCTTTGACGAAGTAGATATGTTTTTAGATGGAGCAAACGTCGAGCGATTAGCTAGAATGATTAAACAAGAAGCCCAACAAGCGCAATTTATAGTTGTGAGTTTGCGTCGTCCGATGATAGAATCAGCCGAACGCACCATTGGCGTTACTCAAGCACGAGGAGCTTACACTCAAGTTTTGGGTATTAAATTAAAATCATCCAATACATCTGCTTGA
- a CDS encoding Uma2 family endonuclease, which yields MYQTDPPLSPEEVLPTMYDLVSEDPEEPGLPDHFHLLQPRLLDESFNSPSYPSDKIFTASDMNLYYDPHHPTWYKRPDWFVAVDVSLLYKNGDLRLSYVVWQEGISPFIIVELLSPGTEKEDLGQTLRDLAKPPTKWEVYEQILRIPYYAIFDRYKYEFKMFKLDGGRYAEVILSDSRFWIPEIELGLGVWEGSYHNIQQSWLRWYDSTGNWVLTPTEAERRQKERLIEQLRALGVEPDLE from the coding sequence ATGTATCAAACTGATCCACCTCTTTCTCCAGAAGAAGTTTTACCCACTATGTATGATCTCGTGAGTGAAGATCCAGAGGAACCTGGTTTGCCTGATCATTTTCATTTATTACAACCGCGTTTGTTAGACGAAAGTTTTAACTCGCCTAGCTATCCTAGCGACAAGATATTTACTGCTAGTGATATGAATCTTTATTATGACCCCCATCATCCGACATGGTACAAAAGACCAGATTGGTTTGTGGCTGTGGATGTTTCGCTGCTTTATAAAAATGGTGATTTACGGCTGAGTTATGTGGTTTGGCAAGAGGGAATTAGTCCGTTTATTATTGTGGAATTACTCTCACCTGGAACGGAAAAGGAAGACTTAGGACAAACTTTGCGAGATTTAGCAAAACCGCCGACAAAATGGGAAGTTTATGAACAGATTTTAAGGATTCCTTATTATGCAATTTTTGACCGTTATAAATATGAATTTAAAATGTTTAAATTAGATGGCGGTCGTTATGCGGAAGTTATTTTATCAGATTCCCGTTTTTGGATTCCTGAAATAGAGTTAGGTTTGGGTGTTTGGGAAGGAAGTTATCATAATATTCAGCAGTCTTGGTTGCGTTGGTATGATAGTACAGGTAATTGGGTTTTGACTCCCACGGAAGCGGAAAGACGGCAGAAAGAACGGTTAATTGAACAATTGCGGGCTTTGGGTGTAGAACCTGATTTAGAGTAA
- a CDS encoding tetratricopeptide repeat protein gives MDWKTILKAQQTDFIARLESGDLLHCDKEGKHSEITVISGEKLKQLRDFCWEMAEIYTLTGLEPIVNIFIKSMKTQLGEEVVKIRLADFVTEVDYKQPICGNEKVDFTLTSDSSVGIQIKAKHGNFQEVKWSISREEITKNKVLVCILIQEEVSVAETEYHLILAGFLPTDMIPVTGAIASVKVNELLYAGGLHGYLDALKSVDFVKYFNLAEKCFSKRDYTGALAHCNQALLLQPNNAQAYCGRGVARYFLDDHNGAIEDYTQAINIDPNYAKFYYKRGLSRSKLGYDQAAIEDFKTAAGIYKKEGHEKYYQDSMQQIRKIISTW, from the coding sequence ATGGACTGGAAAACAATACTTAAAGCACAACAGACAGATTTTATCGCCAGACTAGAATCTGGTGATTTACTACATTGTGACAAAGAAGGAAAGCATAGTGAGATAACTGTCATCTCCGGTGAGAAGTTAAAGCAATTACGGGATTTTTGCTGGGAGATGGCTGAAATATATACACTAACTGGTTTAGAACCTATTGTTAATATCTTTATCAAGAGTATGAAAACACAACTGGGTGAGGAAGTGGTCAAAATCCGGTTAGCTGACTTTGTAACTGAGGTTGACTATAAACAACCCATTTGCGGAAATGAAAAAGTTGATTTTACCTTAACTTCTGACTCATCTGTTGGTATTCAGATTAAAGCTAAACATGGCAATTTTCAGGAAGTTAAATGGTCAATTAGCCGAGAAGAAATTACCAAAAATAAAGTTCTGGTTTGTATTTTAATTCAAGAAGAGGTGAGTGTTGCAGAAACAGAATATCATCTTATTTTAGCAGGGTTTTTACCAACTGATATGATTCCTGTCACTGGTGCTATTGCTTCAGTAAAAGTAAATGAATTGCTTTATGCTGGTGGGTTACATGGCTATTTAGATGCTTTGAAATCTGTGGATTTTGTTAAATATTTTAATTTGGCTGAAAAATGCTTTAGTAAGAGAGATTATACAGGTGCGCTTGCTCATTGTAATCAAGCATTGCTACTACAACCAAACAATGCTCAAGCTTACTGTGGACGAGGGGTAGCTCGTTATTTCTTGGACGATCACAACGGTGCAATTGAAGATTATACTCAAGCTATTAACATTGACCCCAATTATGCTAAATTTTACTACAAAAGGGGGTTGTCTCGCTCTAAGTTAGGATATGACCAAGCTGCAATTGAAGATTTTAAAACTGCCGCAGGTATATATAAAAAAGAAGGACATGAAAAATATTATCAAGACTCTATGCAGCAAATTAGAAAGATTATAAGTACTTGGTAG